Proteins encoded in a region of the Streptomyces sp. NBC_00258 genome:
- a CDS encoding nuclear transport factor 2 family protein: MNPFRKAVEDGDHAAVVDLLAEDVVFTSPVVFKPYAGKPITAAILGAVIEVFEDFHYIREIANPDGRDLVLVFEARVGDRALQGCDILHFDEDGRIDSLTVMVRPLSAAQALQAAMAARFEAVEREASGAS, from the coding sequence ATGAATCCCTTCCGCAAGGCGGTGGAGGACGGCGACCACGCGGCCGTCGTCGACCTGCTCGCCGAGGACGTCGTGTTCACCAGCCCCGTGGTGTTCAAGCCGTACGCCGGAAAGCCGATCACCGCGGCGATCCTGGGCGCGGTCATCGAGGTCTTCGAGGACTTCCACTACATCCGTGAGATCGCGAACCCGGACGGCCGCGACCTCGTCCTCGTCTTCGAGGCGCGGGTGGGCGACCGCGCACTCCAGGGCTGCGACATCCTGCACTTCGACGAGGACGGCCGCATCGACAGCCTCACGGTCATGGTCCGCCCCCTGTCGGCCGCCCAGGCGCTCCAGGCGGCGATGGCCGCCCGGTTCGAGGCCGTCGAGCGAGAGGCGTCAGGCGCGTCCTGA
- a CDS encoding undecaprenyl-diphosphate phosphatase → MSTISVGQAVVLGAVEGVTEFLPVSSTGHLKITEGLMGIPVDDNAVVGFSAVIQVGAIAAVLVYFFKDIVRIVSAWFRGLRDRDERHHHDYKFAWWVICATIPIVAVGLAAEPLIEGPLASLWVVAGSLIVGSGVMWAADQMGRHKRGEDDTSFKDAMLVGSSQILALLFPGFSRSGATMSTALILDLDRVGATRLSFFLGIPALTGAGLYELKDALGTGTGALPLAVGTAVSFLVAYASIAWLLRFVAKHSFNAFVIYRIVVGLLLFGLLGAGVL, encoded by the coding sequence ATGAGCACCATCTCCGTCGGTCAGGCCGTCGTCCTCGGAGCCGTCGAGGGGGTGACCGAGTTCCTCCCCGTCTCCTCCACCGGCCATCTCAAGATCACCGAGGGGCTCATGGGCATCCCCGTCGACGACAACGCCGTGGTCGGCTTCTCCGCGGTCATCCAGGTCGGTGCCATCGCCGCGGTGCTCGTCTACTTCTTCAAGGACATCGTGCGGATCGTCTCGGCCTGGTTCCGGGGCCTGCGGGACCGCGACGAGCGCCACCACCACGACTACAAGTTCGCCTGGTGGGTGATCTGCGCGACGATCCCGATCGTGGCCGTCGGCCTGGCCGCCGAACCGCTCATCGAAGGCCCCCTCGCCTCGCTGTGGGTGGTCGCCGGCTCCCTGATCGTCGGCAGCGGGGTGATGTGGGCGGCGGACCAGATGGGCCGGCACAAGCGCGGCGAGGACGACACCTCGTTCAAGGACGCGATGCTGGTGGGCAGTTCACAGATCCTGGCCCTGCTCTTCCCCGGCTTCTCCCGCTCCGGCGCCACCATGTCCACCGCCCTGATCCTCGACCTCGACCGCGTAGGCGCCACCCGCCTCTCCTTCTTCCTCGGCATCCCCGCCCTCACCGGCGCAGGCCTCTACGAACTCAAGGACGCCCTGGGCACGGGCACCGGCGCCCTCCCACTGGCGGTGGGGACAGCAGTGTCCTTCCTGGTGGCGTACGCCTCGATCGCGTGGCTGCTGAGGTTCGTGGCGAAGCATTCCTTCAACGCGTTCGTGATCTACCGGATCGTGGTCGGTCTGCTGCTGTTCGGTCTGCTGGGCGCCGGGGTCCTCTGA
- a CDS encoding asparaginase, translating into MTPGTLADYGCSLAAAPSIREPLHAPVAHLVRGGVIEGIHYGSVVVLAADGSVELQIGDIEAAFYPRSALKPVQAVAMLRAGLPLDGDLLSLAAASHSGEERHLAGTRRILELAGLAEDHLRNVTDMPFDPVVREDWIRAGRLPSRLAQNCSGKHAAMLYTAHLNGWSLDDYLDPAHPLQQAIAEIVEDLTGQSIAQVTVDGCGAPLFSVSLHGLARAAARITTAPPGTPEARVADAMREHAEMASGTGRDVAALMRAVPGLLTKDGFEGVQVAALPDGRAVAVKIADGADRARVPVTAAALARCGVDPAALTEFAGAPLLGGGAVVGSIRPARALEPLAGPPAP; encoded by the coding sequence ATGACCCCCGGCACCCTCGCCGACTACGGGTGCTCCCTCGCTGCGGCGCCCTCCATCAGAGAACCGCTCCACGCACCCGTGGCCCATCTCGTACGCGGCGGAGTCATCGAAGGCATCCACTACGGGTCGGTGGTCGTGCTCGCCGCCGACGGGAGCGTGGAGCTGCAGATCGGTGACATCGAGGCGGCCTTCTACCCCCGCTCGGCCCTCAAGCCGGTGCAGGCCGTGGCGATGCTGCGGGCCGGGCTGCCGCTCGACGGCGACCTGCTCTCGCTGGCCGCCGCGAGCCACTCCGGTGAGGAACGTCATCTCGCCGGCACCCGACGGATCCTGGAGCTCGCCGGACTCGCCGAGGACCATCTGCGCAACGTCACCGACATGCCCTTCGACCCGGTCGTCCGAGAGGACTGGATCCGCGCCGGACGACTGCCGTCCCGGCTCGCGCAGAACTGCTCGGGCAAGCACGCCGCGATGCTCTACACCGCACACCTGAACGGCTGGTCGCTCGACGACTACCTCGACCCCGCGCATCCGCTCCAGCAGGCGATCGCGGAGATCGTCGAGGACCTGACCGGCCAGTCCATCGCCCAGGTCACGGTCGACGGCTGCGGCGCCCCGCTGTTCTCCGTCTCGCTGCACGGGCTCGCCCGCGCCGCCGCCCGGATCACGACGGCCCCGCCCGGCACCCCCGAGGCACGGGTCGCCGACGCGATGCGCGAGCACGCCGAGATGGCGTCCGGCACCGGCCGCGACGTCGCCGCGCTGATGCGGGCCGTACCGGGCCTTCTCACCAAGGACGGCTTCGAGGGCGTACAGGTCGCCGCGTTGCCGGACGGCCGGGCCGTCGCCGTGAAGATCGCGGACGGCGCCGACCGGGCCCGCGTACCGGTCACGGCCGCGGCACTCGCCCGCTGCGGTGTCGACCCGGCCGCCCTCACCGAGTTCGCCGGGGCGCCGCTCCTCGGCGGCGGCGCGGTGGTCGGAAGCATCCGTCCGGCACGGGCACTCGAGCCGCTCGCGGGGCCTCCGGCGCCCTGA
- the crcB gene encoding fluoride efflux transporter CrcB yields MPAPHSETVDEPADRPAPARRISVWRGQGPAVAAVSVGGALGASARYGASLLWPTHTGGFPWTTFWVNVGGCFVIGAFMVVITEAWAAHRLVRPFFGTGVLGGFTTFSTYAVDIQRLVDTGRPQTGLAYLAATLVAALSAVWLAATAVRRVLAWRRRR; encoded by the coding sequence ATGCCCGCCCCCCATTCCGAGACGGTGGACGAACCCGCGGACCGCCCTGCGCCCGCCCGGCGGATCTCGGTCTGGCGGGGACAGGGGCCGGCCGTGGCGGCGGTCTCGGTGGGCGGCGCGCTCGGGGCCTCGGCGCGTTACGGGGCCTCGCTTCTGTGGCCCACGCACACGGGCGGCTTCCCGTGGACCACCTTCTGGGTCAACGTCGGCGGATGCTTCGTGATCGGCGCCTTCATGGTCGTGATCACCGAGGCGTGGGCGGCCCACCGGCTGGTGCGTCCCTTCTTCGGCACCGGAGTGCTCGGCGGATTCACCACCTTCTCGACGTACGCAGTCGACATCCAGAGACTCGTCGACACGGGCCGTCCCCAAACCGGCCTCGCCTATCTCGCCGCGACCCTGGTGGCGGCGCTCTCGGCGGTCTGGCTCGCGGCGACGGCCGTCCGCCGGGTCCTGGCGTGGCGGCGGCGCCGATGA
- a CDS encoding glycosyltransferase 87 family protein, whose protein sequence is MRLTGTDRGRLLFVLALATAVAVFTATVPLLRDWFDLRVYHGAVDAWIHHGGSVYDYRVPGTEYGFTYPPFAAVSMLPMALLGLHAAIAAGLLLNLAATAFVLHVLAGERLRRHGWFGLAVTVCLLALLEPVRDTFSFGQVNLVLLALVLGDAWLLSTGRERWAGVGIGLAAAIKLTPAIFIVLLLLARRPRAAGTAVGVAAAATALAAWVMPGASRFYWTEAVWDTTRIGRLDYVSNQSLQGVLARLADPAEPSRAAWALAALAVLGVWAWRARRALAADDVLGAFALTGLAACLLSPITWVHHLVWLLPSLAILLGEGLRRRRLLWIAGGLYVLLCSSVVWLWFDDASGIDGFVGSNTYVWITLGLLLGLPVGQARVNRPPWRRKASDTAPAPSPAAPARVPASASQSAEPSSPAMAAGTAAGPAVDTRRGGRSEPTGSTRPAAPKPQSSSERASSYTANPPPA, encoded by the coding sequence ATGAGGCTGACCGGCACAGATCGCGGGCGGCTGCTGTTCGTGCTCGCCCTGGCAACCGCCGTGGCCGTCTTCACCGCGACCGTGCCGCTCCTGCGGGACTGGTTCGACCTGCGCGTCTACCACGGGGCCGTCGACGCCTGGATCCATCACGGCGGCAGCGTCTACGACTACCGGGTGCCGGGGACGGAGTACGGCTTCACGTATCCGCCGTTCGCCGCGGTCAGCATGCTGCCGATGGCGCTGCTCGGACTGCACGCCGCGATCGCCGCGGGGCTGCTGCTCAACCTCGCCGCGACGGCCTTCGTCCTGCACGTCCTGGCGGGGGAGAGGCTGCGCCGGCACGGCTGGTTCGGGCTCGCCGTCACGGTCTGTCTGCTCGCCCTTCTCGAACCGGTCCGCGACACCTTCAGCTTCGGCCAGGTCAACCTCGTGCTGCTGGCTCTCGTGCTCGGCGACGCCTGGCTGCTGTCGACCGGCCGTGAGCGATGGGCCGGCGTCGGGATCGGTCTCGCCGCCGCGATCAAGCTGACGCCCGCGATCTTCATCGTCCTGCTGCTGCTCGCCAGACGGCCGCGAGCCGCCGGGACCGCGGTGGGCGTCGCCGCGGCCGCCACCGCGCTCGCGGCCTGGGTCATGCCGGGCGCCTCCCGCTTCTACTGGACCGAGGCGGTCTGGGACACCACCCGCATCGGCCGCCTCGACTATGTCTCCAACCAGTCGCTGCAAGGCGTACTGGCCCGGCTCGCCGACCCCGCCGAACCGAGCCGCGCCGCCTGGGCGTTGGCGGCGCTGGCTGTCCTCGGCGTGTGGGCGTGGCGCGCGCGCCGGGCGCTGGCCGCGGACGACGTCCTCGGCGCCTTCGCCCTCACCGGGCTCGCCGCCTGTCTCCTCAGCCCGATCACCTGGGTGCATCACCTCGTCTGGCTGTTGCCGTCGCTCGCGATCCTGTTGGGGGAGGGGCTCAGACGCAGACGGCTGCTGTGGATCGCCGGGGGCCTGTACGTCCTGCTGTGCAGCAGTGTGGTGTGGCTGTGGTTCGACGACGCGTCCGGCATCGACGGGTTCGTCGGCAGCAACACATACGTGTGGATCACCCTCGGCCTGCTCCTGGGGCTGCCTGTCGGTCAGGCACGGGTGAACCGCCCGCCGTGGAGGCGCAAGGCCAGCGACACGGCACCCGCGCCCAGTCCGGCGGCGCCCGCGAGGGTCCCCGCCTCCGCCAGCCAGTCGGCCGAGCCGTCGTCGCCCGCCATGGCCGCGGGCACCGCCGCCGGGCCCGCCGTGGACACGCGGCGCGGCGGCAGGAGCGAGCCCACCGGTTCGACACGCCCGGCGGCCCCGAAGCCCCAGTCGAGCAGTGAGCGCGCCTCTTCGTACACGGCGAATCCGCCGCCCGCCTGA
- a CDS encoding amino acid permease: MSEQSLEKETGQTRKAAVHVDAGDAGYSKSLKSRHVNMIAIGGAIGTGLFLGAGGRLAEAGPSLFIAYAVCGVFAFLVVRALGELVLYRPSSGAFVSYAREFLGEKGAYTAGWMYFLNWATTGIADITAVATYTHYWGMFSDIPQWVIALIALAVVLTVNLISVKIFGELEFWFAIIKVGALVAFMLIGIFLLVTQNPVDGTTPGPSLITDNGGLFPNGLLPMLLIVQGVVFAYASVELVGVAAGETENPEKIMPKAINSIMWRVGLFYVGSVLLLSMLLPWNKYTSGESPFVTVLSNIGIPAAGGVMNLVVMTAAMSSLNSGLYSTGRILRSMSMSGSAPKFTSVMSRSQVPYGGILLTSGICVLGVGLNFVVPTDAFEIVLNFAAIGILATWGMIMICHLQFWRKTEDGELDRPSYRLPGSPWTELVTLFFLASVLVLMYADGGAGRTTVLCLPLIVAALVAGWYGVRRRVESIRKPEVDA, from the coding sequence GTGAGCGAGCAGTCCCTCGAAAAAGAGACAGGGCAGACACGGAAAGCCGCCGTTCATGTCGACGCCGGTGACGCGGGATACAGCAAGTCCCTGAAATCCCGGCACGTCAACATGATCGCCATCGGCGGGGCCATCGGCACCGGTCTCTTCCTCGGCGCCGGAGGCCGCCTCGCCGAGGCCGGCCCCTCGCTCTTCATCGCGTACGCCGTCTGCGGTGTCTTCGCCTTCCTGGTGGTCCGTGCCCTGGGCGAACTCGTCCTGTACCGGCCCTCGTCCGGCGCCTTCGTGTCCTACGCCCGCGAGTTCCTGGGCGAGAAGGGCGCGTACACCGCGGGCTGGATGTACTTCCTCAACTGGGCGACCACCGGCATCGCCGACATCACCGCGGTCGCCACCTACACCCACTACTGGGGGATGTTCTCCGACATCCCGCAGTGGGTGATCGCCCTGATCGCGCTCGCGGTCGTGCTGACCGTGAACCTCATCTCCGTGAAGATCTTCGGCGAGCTGGAGTTCTGGTTCGCGATCATCAAGGTCGGCGCGCTCGTCGCCTTCATGCTGATCGGCATCTTCCTGCTGGTCACCCAGAACCCCGTGGACGGGACCACCCCCGGCCCCTCGCTGATCACCGACAACGGCGGCCTCTTCCCCAACGGTCTCCTGCCGATGCTGCTGATCGTCCAGGGCGTCGTCTTCGCCTACGCCTCCGTCGAACTGGTCGGCGTCGCGGCGGGCGAGACCGAGAACCCCGAGAAGATCATGCCGAAGGCCATCAACTCGATCATGTGGCGCGTCGGTCTCTTCTACGTCGGCTCGGTGCTGCTGCTGTCGATGCTGCTGCCCTGGAACAAGTACACCTCCGGTGAGAGCCCGTTCGTCACCGTGCTCTCCAACATCGGCATCCCGGCCGCGGGCGGCGTGATGAACCTGGTCGTGATGACCGCCGCCATGTCCAGCCTCAACTCCGGCCTCTACTCGACCGGTCGCATCCTGCGCTCCATGTCGATGTCCGGCTCGGCGCCGAAGTTCACCTCCGTGATGAGCCGCAGCCAGGTCCCGTACGGCGGAATCCTGCTGACCAGCGGTATCTGTGTACTCGGCGTCGGACTCAACTTCGTCGTCCCCACCGACGCGTTCGAGATCGTGCTGAACTTCGCGGCGATCGGCATCCTCGCCACCTGGGGCATGATCATGATCTGCCACCTGCAGTTCTGGCGGAAAACAGAAGACGGCGAACTGGACCGCCCGAGCTACCGCCTCCCGGGCTCGCCCTGGACGGAACTCGTGACCCTCTTCTTCCTCGCCTCCGTACTGGTCCTCATGTACGCGGACGGAGGAGCGGGCCGCACCACGGTCCTCTGCCTGCCGCTGATCGTGGCGGCCCTGGTCGCCGGCTGGTACGGCGTGCGCCGCCGGGTCGAATCGATACGGAAGCCCGAGGTGGACGCATGA
- a CDS encoding FadR/GntR family transcriptional regulator: protein MNLSDSQTAGSVPRRISAMEAVLGHLRGAIERGEYAVGDKLPSEAELCRRLEVSRPVLREALRALQTMGLTVSRTGKGTFVLSNGPVEDPTFGDYAASDLLEVRRHVEIPVAGYAAARRTPEDLDHLAHLLERMERETDTTAWVAMDTLFHLAVAQAAQNPVFRRVIEEIRDALARQSAFLNELGGRREQSNREHRAIVEALVDGSAHDATEAMAHHLDRVETTLTAIVRSEHTDSADTPTEGGPKA from the coding sequence GTGAACCTGTCAGACAGCCAGACAGCTGGCTCGGTGCCGAGGCGCATCAGCGCCATGGAAGCGGTGCTCGGGCACCTTCGTGGTGCCATTGAGCGCGGTGAGTACGCCGTGGGGGACAAGCTGCCCTCCGAGGCGGAGCTGTGCCGGCGGCTGGAGGTCAGCCGGCCCGTGCTGCGGGAGGCGCTCCGGGCACTGCAGACGATGGGGCTGACCGTGTCCCGGACCGGCAAGGGCACGTTCGTCCTGTCCAACGGCCCCGTCGAGGACCCCACCTTCGGCGACTACGCGGCCAGCGACCTGCTGGAGGTCAGGCGGCACGTCGAGATCCCCGTCGCCGGTTACGCGGCGGCACGCCGTACCCCCGAGGACCTCGACCACCTGGCCCACCTGCTGGAGCGGATGGAGCGCGAGACCGACACCACCGCGTGGGTGGCCATGGACACGCTCTTCCATCTCGCCGTGGCGCAGGCCGCCCAGAACCCGGTCTTCCGCCGCGTGATCGAGGAGATCCGGGACGCGCTGGCCCGCCAGTCGGCGTTCCTCAACGAGCTCGGGGGCCGCCGCGAGCAGTCCAACCGCGAACACCGCGCCATCGTCGAGGCCCTGGTCGACGGCAGCGCACACGACGCGACCGAGGCCATGGCACACCACCTCGACCGCGTCGAGACGACCCTCACCGCGATCGTGCGCTCCGAGCACACGGACAGCGCGGACACCCCCACGGAAGGCGGACCAAAGGCGTGA
- the aspA gene encoding aspartate ammonia-lyase — protein sequence MTVRSEHDLLGDRDVPAEAYWGVHSLRAKENFPITGMPISAYPHLIEALAAVKEAAARANEDLGLLEPRKAAAIVEACREIREGKLHDQFVVDVIQGGAGTSTNMNANEVVANRALELLGHAKGEYEFLHPNEDVNLGQSTNDVYPTAVKVATVFAVRELLKAMAVLQDAFAAKALEFRDVLKMGRTQLQDAVPMTLGQEFSAYAVMLDEDRLRLAEAVELIHEINLGATAIGTGLNAPAGYAEAARRHLADITGLPLVTAANLVEATQDCGAFVQMSGVLKRIAVKLSKSCNDLRLLSSGPRAGLNEINLPPVQAGSSIMPGKVNPVIPEVVNQVAFEVIGNDVTITMAAEAGQLQLNAFEPIILHSLSESLTHLRAACMTLAERCVAGITANTEALRMTVENSIGLVTALNPHIGYSAATDIAKEALATGRGVAELVLEKGLLPADRLAALLRPEVLAGSQTG from the coding sequence ATGACCGTCCGCAGTGAGCACGACCTGCTCGGCGACCGCGACGTCCCCGCCGAGGCGTACTGGGGGGTCCACTCCCTGCGCGCCAAGGAGAACTTCCCCATCACGGGGATGCCGATCTCCGCGTACCCGCACCTGATCGAGGCGCTCGCCGCCGTCAAGGAGGCCGCCGCCCGCGCCAACGAGGACCTCGGCCTGCTGGAGCCCCGGAAGGCGGCCGCGATCGTGGAGGCCTGCCGGGAGATCCGGGAGGGCAAGCTGCACGACCAGTTCGTCGTGGACGTCATCCAGGGCGGGGCCGGCACCTCGACCAACATGAACGCCAACGAGGTGGTCGCCAACCGGGCGTTGGAGCTGCTCGGCCACGCCAAGGGCGAGTACGAGTTCCTGCACCCGAACGAGGACGTCAACCTCGGGCAGTCGACCAACGACGTCTACCCGACGGCCGTCAAGGTCGCCACGGTGTTCGCGGTGCGCGAGCTGCTCAAGGCGATGGCCGTGCTGCAGGACGCCTTCGCGGCCAAGGCGTTGGAGTTCCGCGACGTCTTGAAGATGGGGCGTACGCAGCTGCAGGACGCCGTGCCGATGACGCTCGGGCAGGAGTTCTCCGCGTACGCGGTGATGCTGGACGAGGACCGGCTCCGGCTCGCCGAGGCCGTCGAGCTGATCCACGAGATCAACCTGGGTGCGACGGCGATCGGTACCGGTCTGAACGCGCCCGCCGGTTACGCCGAGGCGGCCCGCCGACACCTCGCGGACATCACCGGACTGCCGCTCGTGACGGCCGCGAACCTGGTCGAGGCGACCCAGGACTGCGGGGCGTTCGTCCAGATGTCCGGGGTGCTGAAGCGGATCGCGGTCAAGCTCTCCAAGAGCTGCAACGACCTGCGGCTGCTGTCGTCGGGGCCGCGGGCCGGGTTGAACGAGATCAACCTGCCGCCTGTGCAGGCCGGTTCGAGCATCATGCCCGGCAAGGTGAATCCGGTGATTCCCGAGGTCGTCAACCAGGTCGCCTTCGAGGTGATCGGCAACGACGTCACGATCACCATGGCGGCGGAGGCAGGGCAGCTGCAGCTGAACGCGTTCGAGCCGATCATTCTGCACTCCCTGTCCGAGAGCCTCACGCATCTGCGGGCTGCCTGCATGACGCTGGCCGAGCGGTGCGTCGCCGGGATCACGGCGAACACGGAGGCATTGCGAATGACAGTGGAAAACTCCATCGGCCTGGTCACCGCGCTGAACCCCCACATCGGCTACTCGGCGGCAACGGACATCGCGAAGGAGGCCCTCGCGACGGGCCGCGGCGTCGCCGAGCTGGTCCTGGAAAAGGGCCTCCTCCCGGCGGACCGCCTGGCGGCGCTGCTCCGCCCCGAGGTCTTGGCGGGCTCACAGACGGGCTGA
- a CDS encoding glutaminase yields MVIMSSPLTFQPVLQRIAAEIADAPDRGRPADYIPALAACDPHRFGMAVAELDGTVYGVGDWRQPFSAQSITKVFTLALDLAREGDELWEHVGREPSGNPFNSLVQLEYENGIPRNPFINAGALVVTDRLHTRTGNAANTLLDFLRAESGNEQLAINKDVAASESTRGDRNAALGHFMASYGNIENPVPVLLDQYFHQCSIEASCADLALATGFLARHGIRADGTRLLTQSQAKQVNAIMLTCGTYDAAGDFAYRVGLPGKSGVGGGIIAVVPGRCTLCVWSPGLDERGNSVAGVTALDRFTTLTGVSVF; encoded by the coding sequence ATGGTGATCATGAGCTCGCCCCTGACCTTCCAGCCGGTCCTGCAGCGCATCGCCGCCGAGATCGCGGACGCCCCCGACCGCGGCCGCCCGGCCGACTACATCCCGGCGCTCGCGGCATGCGACCCGCACAGGTTCGGCATGGCGGTCGCGGAGCTGGACGGCACGGTGTACGGCGTCGGCGACTGGCGGCAGCCGTTCTCGGCGCAGTCCATCACCAAGGTCTTCACCCTCGCCCTGGACCTGGCAAGGGAGGGCGACGAACTCTGGGAACACGTCGGCCGCGAACCCTCCGGCAACCCCTTCAACTCCCTCGTACAGCTGGAGTACGAGAACGGCATCCCCCGCAACCCGTTCATCAACGCGGGCGCCCTCGTCGTCACCGACCGCCTCCACACCCGGACCGGCAACGCGGCAAACACGCTCCTCGACTTCCTGCGCGCGGAGAGCGGCAACGAACAGCTCGCCATCAACAAGGACGTCGCCGCCTCCGAGTCCACCCGCGGCGACCGCAACGCCGCACTGGGCCACTTCATGGCGTCGTACGGGAACATCGAGAACCCGGTCCCGGTCCTCCTGGACCAGTACTTCCACCAGTGTTCCATCGAGGCCTCCTGCGCCGACCTCGCCCTCGCCACCGGCTTCCTCGCCCGCCACGGCATCCGCGCCGACGGCACGCGCCTGCTGACCCAGAGCCAGGCCAAGCAGGTCAACGCGATCATGCTCACCTGCGGCACGTACGACGCGGCCGGCGACTTCGCCTACCGCGTGGGCCTGCCGGGCAAGAGCGGCGTAGGCGGCGGCATCATCGCCGTCGTCCCCGGTCGCTGCACGCTCTGCGTATGGAGCCCCGGCCTGGACGAGCGGGGCAACTCGGTGGCGGGAGTCACGGCCCTGGACCGCTTCACGACCCTCACGGGCGTGTCCGTGTTCTAG
- the mptB gene encoding polyprenol phosphomannose-dependent alpha 1,6 mannosyltransferase MptB codes for MLAKGFSVDLRRCQLLGLTGSVVLALGGETAGALPVRELPALASGRAALGLVGVYFGVVLLIAAWGLLGRVIRGPEPPSPRALLAVLAVWATPLLLAPPLFSRDVYSYLAQGAMVDAHIDVYTHGPAILGGPLADEVAPVWQRTATPYGPVFLAVSSALSGLTRGEVPAGLFGMRVVALLGVALMAAALPRLARHSGADPAAALWLGALNPLVLLHLVAGAHNDAIMLGLLGAGLVAALGRWPVLGAVLVTLAALVKVPALLGLAAVVALQVRAGRSMARAIATTTVAAAATTVAATAAAGTGYGWIGALKTPVSPENLSPTSVLGRATGALLQGLGSDLAPFALPAWHALGLVATAVAVLVIWLRRPRLSPVYALGLSLATVAVLGPAIRPWYALWGLFLIAAAAPSTSVRHRVAAVTGALALAVLPSGGPPDAEQLALAVSGGMLALVVLWQAHQTTTAPVLGRTA; via the coding sequence GTGTTGGCCAAGGGTTTCTCCGTCGATCTGCGTCGCTGTCAGCTGCTCGGGCTCACGGGCTCGGTCGTCCTCGCGCTGGGAGGCGAGACGGCCGGAGCCCTGCCCGTAAGGGAGTTGCCTGCCCTGGCGTCCGGACGGGCGGCGCTCGGGCTGGTCGGCGTGTACTTCGGAGTGGTGCTGCTCATAGCGGCCTGGGGTCTGCTGGGGCGGGTGATCCGAGGCCCCGAGCCGCCGAGTCCGCGAGCCCTGCTCGCCGTACTCGCCGTGTGGGCCACGCCGTTGCTCCTCGCGCCGCCCCTGTTCAGCCGTGACGTCTACAGCTATCTCGCACAGGGCGCGATGGTCGACGCGCACATCGACGTCTACACACACGGCCCCGCCATACTCGGCGGACCGCTCGCGGACGAGGTCGCACCCGTGTGGCAGCGGACCGCGACACCGTACGGACCCGTCTTCCTCGCCGTCTCCTCCGCGCTGTCCGGACTGACCCGGGGCGAGGTGCCCGCCGGGCTGTTCGGCATGCGGGTCGTCGCGCTGCTCGGCGTGGCGCTGATGGCGGCCGCGCTGCCGAGACTGGCCAGGCACAGCGGCGCCGATCCGGCCGCCGCGCTGTGGCTCGGCGCGCTCAACCCGCTCGTGCTGCTGCACCTCGTCGCGGGAGCGCACAACGACGCCATCATGCTCGGCCTGCTGGGCGCGGGACTGGTGGCGGCACTCGGCCGGTGGCCCGTCCTGGGCGCCGTGCTCGTCACACTCGCCGCCCTCGTCAAGGTCCCTGCCCTGCTCGGCCTCGCGGCCGTCGTGGCCCTCCAGGTGCGGGCCGGCCGGAGCATGGCGAGAGCCATCGCCACGACCACGGTCGCCGCAGCGGCCACCACCGTCGCCGCGACGGCCGCCGCCGGTACGGGATACGGCTGGATCGGTGCCCTGAAGACACCCGTGTCGCCGGAGAACCTGTCGCCCACCAGCGTCCTCGGCCGTGCCACCGGTGCCCTTCTCCAAGGCTTGGGCAGCGATCTCGCTCCCTTCGCGCTGCCCGCCTGGCACGCCCTCGGCCTCGTGGCCACCGCCGTCGCCGTACTCGTCATATGGCTGCGCCGCCCCCGCCTCAGCCCCGTCTACGCGCTGGGCCTCAGCCTGGCGACGGTGGCCGTGCTCGGCCCGGCCATCCGCCCCTGGTACGCGCTGTGGGGGCTGTTCCTCATCGCCGCGGCAGCGCCCAGCACATCCGTACGCCACCGGGTCGCAGCCGTGACCGGGGCACTCGCGCTCGCGGTCCTGCCCAGCGGCGGTCCGCCGGATGCCGAGCAGCTGGCCCTGGCGGTGTCCGGCGGGATGCTCGCGCTGGTCGTGCTCTGGCAGGCCCACCAGACGACGACCGCACCCGTTCTGGGGCGGACCGCATGA
- the crcB gene encoding fluoride efflux transporter CrcB yields the protein MNWVLVILGGMVGAPLRYLTDRAVQSRHDTVFPWGTFTVNVVGCLILGTLTGAAVAGAASSHLQLLLGTGLCGALTTYSTFSYETLRLTEDGARLYAAANVIASVTVGLGAAFAGVSVAEALWA from the coding sequence GTGAACTGGGTCTTGGTGATTCTCGGCGGCATGGTCGGTGCGCCGCTGCGCTATCTCACCGACCGTGCGGTGCAGTCCCGGCACGACACGGTCTTCCCCTGGGGCACCTTCACGGTGAACGTCGTCGGCTGTCTGATCCTGGGCACCCTCACCGGCGCGGCCGTGGCCGGGGCGGCCTCGTCGCACCTCCAACTGCTGCTCGGCACCGGGCTGTGCGGAGCGCTCACCACGTACTCGACGTTCTCGTACGAGACCCTGCGGCTGACCGAGGACGGGGCCCGTCTCTACGCCGCCGCCAACGTGATCGCGAGCGTCACCGTGGGACTCGGTGCCGCTTTTGCGGGCGTTTCGGTCGCCGAGGCTCTCTGGGCGTAG